AATTGGTTAAGTTGCTCAAATGGAATAGCAGTCATGGGTTTTATTGTACCTGCTGTTTCTGACTATCCCCTCCATCTTGTTCTTCCTGCAGATGCTGAATGAACGTCATGTGATGGTGCGCATCGGGGGAGGCTGGGAGACCTTGGGATGTTACCTGCTGAAGCATGACCCATGCCGGAGTCCACCGGTCACCCCGGTCAGGACCTGTCGGGCCAAAGGAAAGTCCCCCAACATGAAGGACTTGTCACCAGACAACTATATGGTGGTGGGGGCACACTACCGTGCCAAGAAATAAAACATGAATCTGTTCAACCATAACAGATAACTGACAACACAACCTAGCAATGAAGCTTCCTGGTTATACTGAGCATATCAAGGTTTTTTCTGGAGATGTATTATTATCTGTAAGGTTGGGTTTAGTGGCTCACATGTATGTGGAAAGGTATATTTTATCATCTAAAGGATTTCAACAAAATATGGTGTTATTTTTAAGGTTAGTTTGAAAAAGTGATCTGTAAAAATCTATCCTGTAGTCTTTAAAAGAGTTGATCCAGAATGGCTAGTATAGCTGAGGGGTAATGGTGTTTATAGTTGTATTTTAAAATATTGGATGAGGGCTCATCTCAAGACTGTCCAGTCATTTCTCTATAAGAATTGTTTTATTGTACTATAAGATATTTTTGATAGTACCCTGAGAGAAGATGTTATAGGAatcatttattacatttttatttttcagtATTTTATGTATATTTTGGAATGTACTCTGATTGAATATCATGTAATGACATCACATTTTTACCTTTTTTCATGCCCATGCAAACTATGAATTGATCTGTAGTCAGTTGTTTGATGGTTAGCTACTACCCTGCAGCCTTGACTCTTCCTCAGTTGCTGGAATAAACACGACTGAGAGCTCAGCCAGAAAATACTAAACTCTCCTCTAGGTGGCATCGTGTCATAAGAAATAGATGGTACAAGCAACACCTAGCCCAGGGTTCCTTAGCAGCTATGGCTGCATTTAAACATGCGGCATAATTACGATAttgttttgaccaatcagatcagccctAAAAATGATCTAATGTGAAAAgatctgtgattggtcaaaatacctaTTGTggggaaaaaagatcagaattggactgcctgtctaaatgcagcctAATATTATTACAGGGAAATCATCCACTGAGGTCCACTTAAAGTAAGTCTAGCATTTGGACTAAATCAGTGTCAGCTCACTAACTGACAGATGTCAGCAACATCCATGTGATTGTTTTTAAAACCTCATCAATGCTGTATTAGTTTGGAGAATGAGTATGTGCTACATACTGATGAAAGACAAACTGAGATGatggttgtttttttttgtcaaatcATGGCATTTGTGTAATTCCTCTGAAAAATGTGCCACATGTCCAACCAAAACTTTACTGCAGTGGTTGCAAGAACCATAATAGCCTATTTGATTATACTCTCCATGAGTGGGAAATAGTGTAGATGTAAGCCCAGATGGGCAGTACACAGGAAGATGTTTACCTAAGCTCAGTGTTTTTCTGTTGTGACATAGACATCTAGAATACATGAAATATACAGACACAGTTGACTTCAGAATAGTATGttaattacattttatttcagtAAAATAAATTAGATTAAAAAATGGACAAGTTTGAATACATTAAAAGAAATGAACCATAATGATCTCATGCGAGACTATAATGTCTTTTAATCGTCTTTCTCCATCCTCGTGGATTGAACCAGTATAAATGACGTGTAGAAAATCATAGCAGTGCTACTTAAAGAGGTGCCACTTGAAATTGTGGCATTTGTACACAGTGTCCCACATTGCTCACACTGAACACTTTCCAGTTCCTCATGAAACACGAGAAGTCCCACTAAGAGAACTATTTTGCTGTCACTTTTGCATACAAGTTGTATATTGTGCTTACCCCTTCTCTCATTCTTTTTTATGTGGCCATTTTACTACTTTTTCAGCATTCTTGGCACGCTACCCAGATATTTCTCTATCAACCGGTTTAGCAACAGAACCTTTATCATTATTCAAACAACACAATTGCAATAAATGTATTGTAGCGTTTATTGTAGCAATTATCCATGCATTCAATACCATTGGCCAATTTAGAGATCTAAGGGACAAAACCTGTACGTGTGTGTTGATATAAACTGGAGGAGAAGACTGTGGATGAGCTCAGAATGGCAGCAGAACACCACCAATATCCACAACTCTTTTACAAGTCTGAGGTGGTGCTACATGTAGTAACAATGTTGGGATGTTTCACTTTGTAGTCACTTTGAGGCAATGTTTTTATCTACAGTCAAACACTAATTCACTGGAAAGGTTATAGCTCATCACCTCACCTCATAACACTGCTGGAAAAGTGTCACAATGACTGCCTTTTTACATATAGGTAACAAAACAGTGTTACTTGAGTACCCTGTACTCACAAAATACATCAATTCCATCTTACCTGTAATTCCATCTTAATTCATGTGCAGTGCTAGCCTCCGAAGCCTGCCTGAACCCAGACCTGCCACAAACAAACTCCCAACATGGCCTGAGTTTCCTCGCAGAACCTTTATGTAATACACAATTGTGCTTGTATAATTATTCCACCTCTCAAGTCTTGCGAGAACTGTGCACTTACAGAGTATATTAATCAAATGTTACCCAAATGAGGGCCTTTtgacctctccttgtctctacgAATTGCAAACGGGACTCTGCAAAGGGCCAGTAAGACTGCCTGTTGCCTGGGGCAAAAGTGGCACTGAAATTAAGAAATGGTGAGCTCCCTCAATTCATTCAGGAAAGTGGTCGACTCAATAGGGATCCACACTGAAGTGATGCAGATGATGCTTTAACAGGACATCATGTTGTCTGCTTACAAGATGCCACATTATTGGTCTTGTCTCCAAGAGACCTGAGCTGATTCCTAGTTTCCCCCTACTGAGGAAGCATACAGAGAACAGCTATGTGCAAGAGCAGGCACTCCTGCCTCAAACGTGAGGAGAGAAGGATTGGTAGACAGGAAAAAACAACATACCAGTGGTGTTACTGATGTAAACATGATATTAAGTATGACTTTTCACAGCCCTACTGCTCTCTCAATGTAAATCTCAACATTACCCATTTTCACTTACAGAAGAATATTAACAGAAATGTTGCGTTGAATAAGACATGTATTCAATGATAAACTTTAACAGAAGCTTTGGGAATCTATGCTGTGCAAATACCTGCATTTTGCAGCAGTTCACACAAACCAAATCACTTAATGCATTGATACTTGCTACAAACAATGTGTTGTGCTATGTGAAGGTTTTTGTGCAAGAATACATTAAATGCAAGTCCAACACTGGTGTCTGCAGTTCAATTCCTGCCAAATCCAAGACGGCAGGTATTGTCACTTATAACTGTaaattactgtctgtctgtcacgttttccgccgaagttggctcccctgcctgttcgggcggtgctctgcTCTGCGGTCGTCACGATTTTACTGTCTTAtaagtttcacctgtgtgtattttagtttaattagcatCCTTATATATAAGCAGTGTTACTTGAGTACCCTGTACTCACAAAATACATCAATTCCATCTTACCTGTAATTCCATCAGGCTTATATATATAAGGActctaattaaactaaaatacacacaggtgaaactaataagacaaaaccaacagacaaacgaaaaagggatcggtagtggctagtaggacagtgacgacgaccgccgagcactgcccgaacaggcaggggagccaacttcggcgggagtcgtgacaCTGTCATTGTTTCTAAGTTTGAATGTGTTATTagaaggttacattttttttcattGAACCCCATCCTTCAACATACAATATTTACTGatccttaaaggtccaatgcagacgttttttatttcaatatcaaatcatttctgggtaataaTTAAGTAGCTCACTGTGATTGTATTCAattaaaatagcttcttagcaaagagcaatttctcaatcaagaattttgctaggactgtctgggaatggtctgagtggggaggggaaaactgatcAAACAGCTCTTAGACTAAAATGGCATtatcagcatttcacagtattattccaactgcatagtgtggaaatatatataaaacacagacaaATCACATGTTTGACTGCACTGGACCTTTAACTGCCTCTGCTACTCTCAAACAGTACTTAATGTGCCTTGCAATCACTCTTATTCTtctaatcatgaagcatacaatTTATTCCAGCAAACAACACCACTGAAGACCCAAATTGTCATTGTTACCTCGAAAACAAACAGGAAAAAAAATCTTATTCAAGAGTTACTTTATACAAACAATGACCTGAATCTACATAGAGATGCATTTGTACATACTGAATCATAGAAGCGCTGAAAGATTTGCTCTTCAAAAGCGCAGTTCTGCATTTTATCTTGCTGTTCCACCCCTGCCATTTCCATGTTGTGCTCTTGGTCCTCTGCTGCAAGAAGCAGGTTTTAGGCTTAAACTGTAAAGTCCTTCCTAGGGATAATGCTTGACATCAGTCAGCTGATTCAAAACAACGGACAGTTTATGCCAGCATAATATTTTGTTGCGAACAATAACAAACACAGTAGAGACCAACCGACTAAAAGAGGAATGATGACAGGATGCTCTGCCACGTTTTCTTGTTTGTTGGATTGTTCCATTTAGAGATGCTTGTTGTTTCTTTCTAAGCTTttggactgtgttctgtgttgtgtgtgttaaaaGAGAGCACCATTTTAAGACAATTCCTCTAGGCTGCCATAGAGTCAGTAGTCAAACGTTTAACAACAAAAAGGTCTTGCCATGTCTGTGTGTCTTAGATGTACAGTAAATAGTACAGTTTGGTATGACTTTGCTCTGTTCTCCCATGTACAATTTCTCTGGTACACTCATGATTCAGATGGATGACAGAGGTGGTATGGACAGGGAAGGTGATGAGGTGAGATGGTGGTTGGACAAAAACATTGGACGAAGTTGGATGGGTGTTGCTTATTTGTGCGCTTTGTGGGCCAGTCACACAGTCCCATCACACGGTTCCGTTCTCCTGTCTGGGCTTGTGGACGGTTGTACGGGAGGGGGTGCTTAGGGATGGGGCCAGGGTGCACAGGAAACCAGCCAGCAGAGTGAGGCCTAAGCCCCCCCAGGCACAGAACATGGACCAGCCGTAGCCATGGCTAATATCCTCTGGGAGGCCATACATGTAGCGTGGGTAACGCGACAGCTCAAAGTTGATGCCCGCCACACATGTACACAGGGAGATGATACAGCACGTTCCTGAGGGAGGACAAGGAGACAAACGGAAATGTACGGGATTCACAGCAACTTCAATGAACTATATACGGTATTATGTCATTCCTATGTTGGTAGGCCTAGTGGGTCAGCCAGACAATAAATGGTAACATCTTCACACTCCATTTACAGACATGTCATGATTTATTGTACATCTTATTATATAAACCTATATGTGTTCACACATatagctctctctcacacacaagtgCATATATTGTGGAGACAACTACTGTAGTCTACACAATGCATCAAAcaaagacacacatgcacacacacacacacacatgcacacgcacacacacacacacacacacacacacacacacacacacacacacacacacacacacacacacacacacacacacacacacacacacacacacacacacacacacagagaggagacagcacTTACCTCCCATGAGAAAGAGTAGTCCAGCTACATACTGCATGAGGTCATGCTGCTGACAGCAGCCCAGCACTCCGATAATCCAGCCAAACAGGATGATGGACACGGCCATGCCCACAAAGCCAGCCGTCATCCTGCGTAGATCTGCaccaacagacacacacctccGTCATTTTAGTGGACAAAGAACAGTGGAGATCAGAGCAGGAGGCCCAGTGGGATCTACAGCATGCACAGCACAGAAATGCAATGTCTGCACAATCATATTCACGGCATATGATACATAGAATATTCCTGACACAAATAGAGCCATACACCCTTACAAATCCCTGTCACTTCCTTCATAGAACCATGTAATCTTCCTTATCTTTTTGAAGGATATCAAAACTAGAGAGGGCGAAAGGGAGGGGTGAACAGCGATAAGAAGAAGATGAAATTGCTCTCAATGGCCGccactttaaatgtatttgatccTGAGATAacagttagagagaaagagaactagagagatagacagagagagagaaaatgattgaACACGGAGagtccagacatactgtacagccaGTAAGACATCcattagatagacagacagacagacagacagtcagacaaacaGGCTCAGACTTACGGAGTGCATGCCACTCATCCTGACGGATGGTCTTGGTGATGTTGATGGGTAAATTTCgcggaaggatggaggaagagtagTGATACTTGACTGGGATGCACCGCTGAATCAATCCTGAAGAAAAGAGTTGATGATTATGATAGAAACACAGTCTTGATAAGACCTTGATAAAACAGGCTGCTTTGTAGACAATAAACTCAACCACACTGAATATGGTGACTCAGTTAAGCATGTAGACACTACAGTAGTTCTAAAAGAGAAAAATTGTTATGAGTCCTTTGTGTCACTGTGAATGATGTCATCGTGCAATATCCTCAGTGTGCCTCTCAAAGTGAGAGACAGCTAGCTGTGATTCAGAGCAGAAACAGCATCCGGCATCATTCATGTAGATCAGCCTCTAATTATCTCTCCGTGCGAGGTGGGTATCCAGACCAATTATAACAACAGGAAGAGACGAGTCTTGCATTACTGTTTCATCATATCACTCCAATGAGATAGACCACCTATGCTCAAATTATTGCAAATATCTTCACATATTCCTGGATATGGTGTACTGTAATCAGTTACTTGTTTGATCAGGGAGAAGGGAGATTTATGTTGGAATATGTTCATGACATGGTTTTGTAAGTGTGGAAGAAGACCCCTGCCATAAAGCCTAGTCAGTCACCATGAATGGAAAAGGCTATATGGTTCTGGCATAAACAAGAGGAAGAATCAAAAAGGAAAACATGAACTAGTGTGAATGTTCAAAAAAGTGTTTGACAAGGATTAGCATTGAGTTCACTCAGTTCAGAGTACAGAAATACATAATTCATTGTTCTCATGTTTGGTGGGAAAGCACAATATATCCAGATGAGCGGTGAGACATTTATGTCCCATGACTACTGCAAAATCTAACATTGTGTGAGCCTCAAGACCAAGAGCTATGGATGGAGATCAATTTACTTAGCACTTGCTCAGCAGCAGATCTGACTACCTACTCGCTAATattatttgatacattttaggtCAAAGGCAGCAAAAGCAAGTAATCAAATGTATTGACGCACCAAATGTGATAGAGTTGTCAAAAGTCACAGTGTGAAGCTCCACTCTTAGAACACCTGGACTTCAGCTGCAAACATTCAGCTATGTGAAGCTAAGGAAGTCAAAAGTACTGTATGCAGGCTCAAACATGGAGCCAACAGTTCACGCCCTGATATGGAACTATAGCAGCCTGAGAGAAGAAATAGACATTTCTGGATTGGGTTCCATGTCCCAGTTACTGAGGAGAATCTATAGTATTGGCCAAATTAATCACTTTCAATGTGTTGTGGTCTCAGAGTGTGGTGGTAGCCAGTTCTGTTTGTGCTTAAGCCAACTCATCTGTCATTTGTTTCATGCCATAGATGTAGCATTGCATTACAAACATATCTGGCTAGTGGCTACCCCCTGGTCCCACCAGGTTACTTATATCAGTATTACTGTGATGGTGGTATACAGACCTACTAACTTCACTTTAGAGACACTTTAAGGTTTGAGTTGTGAGGTGTCTGCAGATGCAGACCAACTCATCATTCTGATAAACAAGGGAGCAACTAGAGAGAATATCATGTTGTCCAGTGGGCCTATGTGTCTCAATGCAATTCAACCTGAGGGTGTAGTGGATATTGTTGTCAATTTATGATATGCTACAGATTACCTTATTCTATCAAAGAAATCAGCTCACTTTCCCACAATTCTGACAACAGTTACCGTTTACCTCAGCATGAgggtctccaatgtttattgaaaataaTGAGCACGTACTTGTTgtttctcaaatacattgttacaatTGTTGGTTAGCTAGCCTGTTTGGGAAAGGCGtgccgctagcgggacaactcaataacatccggtgaaattgcagagcgcgaaattcaaattacagtattataaatatttcactttcataaaatcacaagtgtaatacatcaaaataaagctaaacttcttgttaatccagccactgtgtcagatttcaaaaaggctttacggcgaaagcaaaccatgcgattatctgaggacagcgcccagcacacaaaaccatacaaacattttccagccaagtagaggagtcacaaaagtcagaaatagtgacaAAATTAATcaattacctttgatgatcttc
This window of the Oncorhynchus tshawytscha isolate Ot180627B linkage group LG12, Otsh_v2.0, whole genome shotgun sequence genome carries:
- the LOC112263796 gene encoding transmembrane protein 178B-like; protein product: MAAMKILTSSGLFLAFCALGLLAMAICTDFWYETDARRHRERCKNYANKRNDPGYIYISNSNLPLQMPPKGIERKGNSPSAGAQPLIREKRHFLAAASAMESHCSRQFNSTISGLWRKCHRDGFDLETEDLIYKGLIQRCIPVKYHYSSSILPRNLPINITKTIRQDEWHALHLRRMTAGFVGMAVSIILFGWIIGVLGCCQQHDLMQYVAGLLFLMGGTCCIISLCTCVAGINFELSRYPRYMYGLPEDISHGYGWSMFCAWGGLGLTLLAGFLCTLAPSLSTPSRTTVHKPRQENGTV